A genomic region of Gemmatimonadota bacterium contains the following coding sequences:
- the mazG gene encoding nucleoside triphosphate pyrophosphohydrolase, with protein MPSPPTPPPVDPPHLDRALALVRYLRAHCPWDAEQTPRSLIRHLLEEAHEVADAIRADDPLRLRDELGDLLLNLAFQVVLAEEEGSFDADAVAQALEDKMRRRHPHLYGDGERRDWEHLKAEERTGPDGILDSLPSGLDPLQQAYRLQEKAAVVGFDWPDTSGALDKLREEHGELEDAIAARDPARIREELGDLLFSVVNVARLLGEHPAEALDGTNRKFRRRFRGIEARMAARGLSWQGATLEMLDALWDEAKADE; from the coding sequence ATGCCTTCGCCGCCCACGCCCCCGCCCGTCGACCCTCCGCACCTGGATCGGGCCCTGGCGCTCGTCCGCTATCTCCGCGCCCACTGTCCCTGGGACGCGGAGCAGACGCCCCGCAGCCTCATCCGCCATCTGCTCGAGGAGGCGCACGAGGTGGCCGACGCCATCCGGGCGGACGATCCCCTCCGGCTGCGGGACGAGCTCGGTGACCTCCTGCTGAACCTGGCCTTCCAGGTCGTGCTGGCTGAGGAGGAGGGCTCGTTCGATGCGGACGCGGTGGCGCAGGCGCTGGAGGACAAGATGCGCAGGCGTCACCCGCACCTGTACGGGGACGGCGAGCGCCGGGACTGGGAGCACCTGAAGGCGGAGGAGCGCACGGGGCCGGACGGGATCCTGGATTCCCTCCCGTCGGGGCTGGACCCGCTGCAGCAGGCGTACCGGCTGCAGGAGAAGGCGGCGGTGGTGGGGTTCGACTGGCCCGACACCTCCGGCGCGCTGGACAAGCTGCGCGAGGAGCACGGCGAGCTCGAGGACGCGATCGCGGCGCGCGATCCTGCGCGCATCCGGGAGGAGCTGGGCGATCTGCTGTTCAGCGTGGTGAACGTGGCCCGACTGCTGGGGGAGCATCCGGCCGAGGCGTTGGACGGCACCAACCGCAAGTTCCGGCGTCGCTTCCGGGGGATCGAGGCGCGGATGGCCGCGCGCGGCCTGTCCTGGCAGGGCGCTACGCTGGAGATGCTGGACGCGCTGTGGGACGAAGCCAAGGCGGACGAGTAG